In Methylobacterium sp. WL1, the sequence GTCGCGCCGCGACCGCACGCCGGTCATTCCGCGCGGACCGACCCGCAGGATAACCCGCTCTCAACGCAGGATTTCATCCGCTGAGCGGGGCTTCCGGACCGGCTATCCCCGGCAACACCTATCTTCATTCCGACAGGTCTCGGGCGGACTGGGAATAGGAAGATAGGCTTGTGCGCGGTATGGCTCGACAGCAACTGTCAATCCCGAATGCAGCATCGAACCGAGCTGATCTTCATAGGCCGAAAACGGGATCTTGAATGCTGCACAAATACAAATCTTGACAGCAGCGCAACCACGTACGTAATGTTTCCACAGTGTTAAATTTAGGAAAAATAGCTGAGTAGGTTGCCCGTCCACTCGGGTGGCTGACGCGACGTAGGCAAGTTCTCTTGTGCTGCGATGGATCAATCGCGCCCTGCTGCAAGTCTGGGGAAACATTCATGGTCGACTTGACCGGTTATAAACTAACCTTCGACGAAGAGTTTAACACCCGGAGCATTTCACAGACTGGCGCGGGGACCACCTGGGCCGATATCCGCGCGCAAGACCGTGGTGACGCGAATGCCGATGTCGGGTTCGGCCACTCGTCCTTCGTGGACAAGGGGTCTGGCTACGACCCGTTTCAGCTCCAGGACGGCGCCCTGTCGATCACGGCGGTCCCGGACAGGACTTCGTCCGGCGTGCCGGGCAGCTGGGAATCCGGCCTGCTGACGACCCAGGGCAATTTCTCGCAGACCTACGGGTATTTCGAAGTCCGGGCCGACTTCTCCGAGCAGGTCGGCGCCTGGGACGCGTTCTGGCTGCTGCCCAACCAGCAGAAGGCCGACCCCTACAACGCGGGCCAGCACCAGGAGCTTGACGTCGTCGAGCGCTACGGCGACGGGCCGAGCACCGTCTACAGCACGATCCACACGACGGATCAGACGCCGAACATCCCCTGGCAGCAGAACCGCCAGGTCACGAGCGTAATGCCGGACCAGACCGGCTATCATACCTACGGCATGAACTGGCAGGCCGACCGGATCAGCTTCTACGTGGACGGCCAGATGACCGGCTCGCAGGCGACGCCGTCGGATCTGCACAGCCCGATGTACATGCTGGTGAACCTGGCCACCCAGGGGGGCGGCAGCAACAACGCCGATCTCGCCGGCGTGCCGATCAGCTCGAAGATCGACTACGTCCGAGCCTATTCGAACGATCCGACCGCAGCCGCCGTGAAGCGCGACACCGTGTCGAGCCCCGACGGCCGGGATCCGGGCCTGTACGGCGCCGCCGCGGCAACCTCGACGAACACGACGACAGCCGCCGCGACCACGGCAAGCGCGGAGAGGGGCACGACGACCACGGCCACGAGCGTGGCTTCGTCGGCAGCGTCGGCCACCAAGCCGGCGACCGGTTCGACCACCGGGACGGCATCAGGAACAACCAACCCGACGAACGGCTCGGCCGCCGCGCCGACGACGAGTTCCACGGTCACGATTGCCGCGACCCCCAAGCCCACCGTCTCGACGGCGCCGACCGGGGCTGCCTCCCCGTCGAGCGTCAGCCCGAACGGAGGCGTGTCCCCCGCCGCCGCACCGACACCGGCCGCTCCGACGACGGGGTCCGGCGCCTCCAGGCCGTCAGCCGTTCAGAACCCGCCTGTCGGCGCGTCTTCGGGCTCGACCAACGCCACGCCGGGAACGAGCGCGCCCACCGCCAGCGCTGCGCCCACGACGGCCTCATCGACGGTCCCTGCCGCAAGCACGACCCCCACGACGGCGCAAAGCAGCGCCCCGGTCGCATCGACCGGCACTGCTCCGAGCGCGACCGGCAGCGGTGCGAACGGTGCAACGCAGGCGTCCACCGCGAGCGCGACGCCGCCGGCTGCAACCTCCACGACGAGTGCGAGCGGCTCGGCGACTCCGACCACGGGTTCCACCGCCGCGTCTGCGCCGGCCAGCACCGGGAGCGGAACCGGCCCGGCAGGCGGCAGTGCGACGACGGGGTCCCCTTCGACCACCCTCAGCGCAGCACCTGCCGCGCCGACGCCGAATGCCGCCGGCACGACGCCCTCGACGGTGACCGCCAGCGCGCCGACCAGTGCCGCTTCCAGCGCGGTGAGCAGCACGAGCGGCGGATCGCACACGACCGCGAGCGCGCCGTCCCAGACCGCCGCGGAGACGACTCACTCGGGTGGTGCGACCCATTCGGGCGGTGCGACTCTTGCGGCCACGGGTTCGGCTCCCCCTCCGACCACCGTCGGCGCAGCGCCTCAGGCCCCTGCCCCGACGACGAACTCCGCGGGGACGGCGAATCTGTCCGCGTCCCCCGTGTCGGGTCAGTCCGCGGCCGCCTCGACAACGCCGGCAAACGGCATGGCCCACACGCCGACCGCAGGACCGAGCGCGGCGGCCCCGGCGGCCCTCGACACAACGGCGGTGACGACCCCGCCCGGTGGGTCCGGCGCAAACGGTGTCGCGAGCCCGGCAAGCGTAGTCCCGGTGGCGAGCAGCGCCACCGTGCAGCCGGCCATGGCCACCGCTCCGACCAACCCGGCCTCGACGGTGGCACCCGGCTCCGGCGGTACGGCGCGGCCGGTGCTGGGCAGCGCAACCCGTTCTCCCGCCGGCACGCAGAACCCGTACCCGCCGACCGGCAACCCGATCGCCGCCGCGCCGACGGCCCCCATCAATCCGGGCAGCGTAACGAGCGCGTCCCCAGCCGCATCCGCGGGCGCCACGAGCCCGCAGGGTCCCGCCGTCCCGGCGGTGAGCAAGGCTCCCACCTATGAGACGTTCTCCGTCCCCGAGAGCCAGCGGAAAGCCGCGATCGCCCTGATGGCCAAGATCAACAAGGGCGAAGCCAGCGCACCCGCGACCACCGACTGGTTCACCAAACTGTCCAACATCCTGATGCATCTCTGGTAGGCGCAGCTTTCGAACGCGGTTTCTGAAGGCGCCTGCGAGCGCGGGCCGCTTCGCTCACCGGGACCTGCGGATGTCCGCAGCCGGCGGGATGGTGCGTGGTGTGGCCCGGAGGGTCGCGCCCGGCGCCTGCCGGCACCCGTTGCCTCCCGGTACGAGACGGTCGCCGGCGGTTGATCCACCGGGCGGCCGCTGCTCGATGTTGCCGCGCGGCAAACCGCGAAACGGCAGTCCGGCGCAATGCCACGGCCTCGACGCATCGTTCTGGCTTGCGCCGAGCCGGCATCCACGTGGCTGGCGAGCGCTCGGGCTGGAGCGGGTCCGCTGCGAGGGGACGCCGCGACTCGGGCCCACCTGTGCCGGGCGCGATCCGGGACGCGGATACGCCAGCCGCCTCCCGGCAGCGGATCGGCTCCGTTCCGATCCGTCGAGCGGCACGGGCTAGCTCACGACGCGGCCTCCCTCGCCAGCATCGGCCGCGCGCCGCGTCCCGAGGCACCTCCTGGCGGCCGCGGTACTCGACACGGTCGCGCCACCGGATCGGACGGGGGCACGCGTCGACGATGGGATGCGGCGTCTCGAATGCAATAACGGCGACCTGCCCGCTCAGTATGGCGGTCGTTCTCCCATCGGGATAGCCGGGCCTGGCGAGCCACCCCGCGTCCGGGCTTCAAGATTGGCATTTCACATTCGGTAATCAATTCAAACGAAGCCGATCGTTTCCGCGGCGCGAATGCCGATTATCAGTAGAAATCCGCTCTGATGGCCCGCCTTTTGAAGTCGGCGCGCGCACGGCCTGTGGTATCCATTGCAAACCGGCGGCCGAATCGGGTTTGTCCTGCGCAGAGACACCGCGGCATCGCGGGGCGCGCGACACCTGAGGAGGGTGGTCGCGGCTTGGATCGATCAGTTGGCCCGGTCGGCGCAGTGACCGGAGGCGTATCGACGATGATGATCGCTATTCCCGCCTTGCTGATGGGAGCGACCCTGTCGGTGCCGGTCGCGGACCGCGTGCCGGTCTTCGATGTCGGGCCGGGGTGCCGGGCGGCCACCACGCTGATGACCCTCGATCCCAGGCGGCAGAAACTCTGCCTCGACGATGAGGCGTCGGCACGCGCGCAGGTCGCCCAGAAATGGTCGCGCTATGCGGCCGTCGACCGGACGCGCTGCACCGCGGAGGCCCAGCTGGATGGGCTGCCGAGCTACGTCGATCTGCTCGAGTGCCTGACCCTCGCCCGCGAGGCCAAGGCGGAAGACACGTGGTAGCCGCGGCAGGATCTCTGTCCACGACCGTCCCGTAACGATCCCAGTCGAGGGGCCGCCCGTGCCGATCGCGCCACTGCTTTCCGGACCCGTCCGCGTTCTGGTCGTCGCGACCATCGCGGCGCTGGCGGCCGGGTGCCGCGACACCAACCAGTACGTTCCGCCGCCGCCGCCGAGCGTCTCGGTGGCGCAGCCGGTCGTGCGCAACGTGACGCGCTACTTCGAGCTCACCGGCAACACCAAGGCGTTCGCGGCCGTCGATCTCGAGGCCCGCGTCCAGGGATTTCTGGAGGGGATCAGCTACACGGACGGGGCCGTGGTGAAGAAGGGCGCGCCGCTCTTCTCCATCCAGCGCAACACCTACGAGGCGCAGCTCAAGCAGGCGCAGGGCGCCCTCGCCGCGCAGCAGGCCGCCCTGGCCAACGCCCAGTCGGAGTATCAGCGCCAGTTCACCCTGGGCCGGCAGGAATTCGCCTCGCAGGCGCGGGTGGAGGATGCCAAGACCAAGCTGGACCAGGCCACCGCCGCTGTGCTGGAGGCGCAGGCCAACCTCGATATCGCCGCGATCAACCTCGGCTACACGCAGGTCTCCGCGCCCTTCGACGGCGTGGTCACCAACCACCTGGTGGATGTCGGGGCGCTCGTCGGCATCAGCGGACCGACCAAGCTGGCGCAGCTCGTGCGCATCGACCCGCTCTACATCTACTTCAACGTCGGCGAGCAGCAGGTCCTGCGGGTCAAGCAGCACCTGCTCGCGACGCAGCGGACGTTGGGCGACCTGTCCAAGATCCCGGTGGAGATCGGCCTGCAGGACGAGGCCGGCTATCCGCATACCGGCAAGCTGGACTACCTCGCGCCGCAGGTGGACCCGTCCACCGGCACGCTGCTGGCCCGGGCGCTCATCGACAACGCCGATCATGCGCTCCTGCCGGGCCTGTTCGTGCGGGTCCGGATCCCGGTCGGACGCGACGACAAGGCCCTGCTGGTCCGCGACGACGCCATCGGGACCAACCAGCAGGGCAGCTACCTGCTCACGGTCGGGGCCGACGACACGGTCTCGCAGCGGGTGGTGACGCTCGGTCCGCGGGACGGGCGCGAACGCGTGATCCAGACGGGGCTCAAACCCGACGAGTGGGTCGTCACGGACGGCATCCAGCGGGCCATCCCGGGGGCCAAGGTCGCGCCCCGGAAGGTGGCGCCGGCCGATGCTTCGGCCGACCCGGCGGCGATCCGGCGGTGAGACGCCGGCCGTCGGCACCCGTCGATCCGCGCTCCCGCCGATCCGGCGGGCCGCCCCTGAGACGCCGGCACCGAGGGTCCACGGCATGATCTCGCGCTTCTTCATCGAGCGGCCGGTCCTGGCCAACGTGCTCGCCCTGGTGATGGTGCTGGTCGGCGCGGTGTCGCTGTTCAACCTGCCCGTGTCGCAATACCCGAACGTCGTCCCGCCGACGGTCCAGGTCACCACGCGCTATCCGGGGGCGAGCGCCCGCACGGTGATCGACACGGTGGCGCTGCCGATCGAGCAGCAGGTCAACGGCGTCGAGGGCATGCTCTACATGCAGTCGACCAGCGCCAGCGACGGCACCTACACCCTCACGGTCACGTTCGCGATCGGCACGGACGGCGACCAGGCCCAAGTGCTGGTGCAGAACCGCGTCGCCATCGCGATGTCGTCGCTGCCGCAGGCGGTGCAGGTGCAGGGCGTCACGACCCAGAAGAAGTCCACCGCGGTCCTGCAATTCGTGACCCTGTCCGCCCCCGATGGGACATTCGACAGCCTGTTCCTGTCGAATTACGGCGTCATCAACGTTCAGAACGAGCTGGCCCGGCTCCCGGGCGTCGGCAACGTCACGGTGTTCGGCGCCGGCCAGTACGCGATGCGGATCTGGCTGGACCCCGACCTCGTGCAGGCCCGGGGTCTCACCCCCGACGCCATCGTCACCATCGTCCAGCAGCAGAGCCAGGAGGTCACCGCCGGGGCCGTGGGCATGCCGCCGGTCCCGGCCGGCCAGGATTTCCAGTACACCCTCAACGTCAACGGGCGGCTGAACGACGCCCCGGACTTCGAGAACATCGTCATCAAGGCGGATGCGCAGGACGGCGGCCGCATCACCCGCCTGCGCGATGTCGGCCGCGTCGAGCTCGGCGCGCAGACCTACAGCCAGTCGTTCACCCTGAACGGTCAGCCCGCCGCCGGCCTCGGCATCTTCCAGCTGCCGGAGGCGAACGCGCTCACGGTGGCGGGGGCGGTCCGCACCCGGATGGGCGAGCTGGCCAAGAGCTTCCCGCCGGGCCTCGTCTACAGCATCCCGTTCGACACGACCGGGTTCGTGCAGGCCTCGATCCACGAGGTCTACACGACGCTGTTCGAGGCCGCCGTCCTGGTCCTGATCGTCATCCTGGTCTTCGTGCAGGACTGGCGCGCCATGCTGGTGCCGGCGACGACGGTCCCGGTGACGATCATCGGCGCCTTCGCGGCGATGGCGGCGATGGGCTTCAGCGTGAACCTCTCGACGCTGTTTGCCATCGTGCTGGCCATCGGCATCGTGGTGGACGATGCCATCGTGATCGTCGAGGGCGTCGCCCACCATATCGACCAGGGGCTCTCGCCCCGGGCGGCGGCCGAGAAGGCGATGGAGGAGCTGTTCGGCCCGATCATCGGCATCACCCTGGTGCTGATGTCGGTCTTCGTGCCGGCCGCGTTCCTGCCCGGCCTGACCGGGCAGCTCTACAAGCAGTTCGCCCTGGTGATCGCCGCCACCGCCCTGATCAGCGCGGTCAACGCCGCCACGTTGAAGCCGACCCAGTGCGCCCTGTGGCTGCGCAAGCCGGTCCCGCCTGAGGAGCGCAACGTGTTCTACCGCGGCTTCAACCGCGTCTACGGCGTCGCCGAGGGCTGGTACGCAAGGCTGATCGGCCACATGGTCCGGCGCAGTGGCGTCATGGTCGCCGTCGCGCTCCTGCTGATCGGCCTGGCCGGATGGGGGCTGACCCGCCTTCCGACCGCGTTCCTGCCGACCGAGGACCAGGGCTACGTCCTCATCGGGGCGCAGCTGCCGGACGGCGCCTCGAAGGAGCGCACCGACGCGGTGATGCAGCGGATCAGCGCGCACGCGAAGGCGACGCCCGGCGTGGACAACGTGCTCACCATCAGCGGCATCTCGGTCCTCGATGCCAACGCCACCCTGCCCAACGCCGGCGTCGCCTACGTCGTGCTCAAGGATTGGGGTGCCCGGGGCAAGGAGAAGGGCCAGGACCTGCGCAGCCTCTACGAGCGCTTCAACGCGATGCTGGAGGGGGTGGAGGGCGCCTCGACCTTCGTGCTCATCCCCCCGCCGATCCAGGGCATCGGCAATGCCAGCGGCTTCACCATGCAGGTGGAGTTGCGCAACGGCGACTTCGACTACCCGCTGCTGGAAAGCCTCGCCCGGACGATCGTCGCCGACGGGACCGCGCAATCCGGGCTGCAGAAGCTCAACACCTCGTTCCGGGCCGGCGTGCCGCAGATCGCGATCGCGGTGGACCGGATCAAGGCCGAGGCCCTGGGCGTGACGGTCGGACAGGTGTTCTCGACGCTGTCGAGCTACGTCGGATCGTCCTACGTCACGCAGTTCAACAAGTTCGGCCGGACCTTCCAGGTCTACGTGCAGGCCGCGCCCGATTACCGGCTGCGCCCGGAGGACATCCAGAACCTGAAGGTGCGCGCCGGCAACGGCGTCATGGTGCCGCTCGGCACCGTCGTCGAGATCAAGTCGGTGCAGGGCCCATCCCTGATCAGCCTCTACAACCTCTACCCGACGGCCACGATCGTGGGTGGGGCGGCCCCCGGCTTCAGCTCCGGGCAGTCGCTGGACCTGATGCAGCAGATCGCCGCGAAGGTGCTGCCGCCGGGCACGGGCTACGACTGGACGGCGATGTCGTATCAGGAGAAGGCCGTGGGCTCCCAGATCTACTGGGTGTTCGCGCTGGCCATCGTGCTCGTCTACCTCGTGCTGGCCGGGCAGTACGAGAGCTGGATCCTGCCGCTGGCGGTCCTGCTCGGCGTGCCGCTGGCGCTCCTGGGGACGGTCGGGGCCCTGCTGTCGCTCGGCGTCGCCAACAACCTCTACACGCAGATCGGCCTGATCCTGCTGATCGCGCTGGCGAGCAAGAACGCCATCCTGATCGTCGAGGTCGCCCGCGAGAAGCGGCAGGCCGGGCTCGACATCGCGGCGGCGGCCGTGGAGGCGGCGCGGCTGCGTTTCCGCCCGATCCTGATGACCTCGTTCGCCTTCATCCTCGGCGTGCTGCCGCTGGTCACCGCCACCGGGGCGGGGGCGGCGGCGCGCAAGTCGATCGGCATCGCGGTGTTCAGCGGCATGCTCGCCTCGACCTGCCTGGCGGTGCTGTTCGTGCCGTCCTTCTACGTCATCCTGCAGCGCCTCGAGGAGCGCCGCGCGCGGGGCCCGCGGCCCGCACCGGCCGGGACGGTCGCGGCGGTCTCGGAGAGCCCCTGACCGCCATGACGCCCGGCCGGGATCTCAGGAGCGACGCGGATGCGTCGAAGCCTGTCCGCCGCCGTAGCGATTCGCGTCATTCGTCGCGCGGTCGAAACGCCTATCTCAACGCGCAACAATAGACCTCGCACTCGCCCTTCCCCTTGAGGGCGACCTTGCCGACGGGACGGATCGCGCCGCCATCCTGCACCCGGGTCGAGGCCTCCTCCGACAGGTGGACGGCGCATCCGTCGCCGAGCGCACAGAGGCGGGCGGCGACGTTCACGGTGTCGCCCCAGAGATCGAAGGTGAACTTGGACCGGCCGACGATGCCGCCGACGACGGAACCGATGTGGATGCCGGCGCGGATCCGCCAGCCGGTCGGCCCGTCACCCGCGATGGCGACCATGTCCCGGGCGCAGCGCACCGCCGCGGTCACCGGGTCGGCGTGGGGCGACAGCAGGTTGGCGGTCGCCATGAAGGCGTCGCCGATCGTCTTGATCTTCTCCATGCCGTGCGTGTGGGCCACCACCTCGAACGCCTCCGCGAGGCGCTGAACCTCGGCGACCACGGCTTCGGGGCCTTGGGTGTGGCACCACGCCGTGAATCCCACGAGATCGATGAACAGCACCGCGACATCGTCGAAGAGCCGGGGCTTGACCTGCCCGGTGGTCATCAATTCGCTCACCGCCGCCACGGGCAGGATCGCGTGGAGCAGGTCGTCGGCGCGCTTGCGCTGCCGCTCGATGGTTTCGAGATGCGCCATCTCCCGGTCGTGGAGCCGCTTCCGGTCCAGGCACGCGCGGATCCGGGCTTCGAGCAGCACCGGCTCGAAGGGCTTCGGCAGGTAATCCTCGGCCCCCATCTCGATGCAGCGCACGATGCTGCTGATCTCGGTCAGCGCCGAGATCATGACCACCGGGGTATGGCGCAGCCGCTCGTGCGCCTTGATGCGGTCGAGTACGGCGTAGCCGTCGAGGATCGGCATCATCACGTCGAGCAGGACCAGATCGAACGGCTCCGCGTTCAGCAGATCGAGGGCCGCGCGCCCGTTGGCGGCCCGGACGCTCGCATGGCCGAGAAGCTCCAGTTCCTGCTCCAGCAGGTCGAGGTTGAAGGCTTCGTCGTCGACGATGAGGATGCGCGCTGGGTCCACGGGTCTCGCTCTCTCCGGGCCGATGCCACTCTGGGCTGAAGCCTCTCTGGGGCCGCCCGCGCTCAGTCGAGCCAGTGTTGCAGCTTGGCGAACAGCAGGTCCTCGTCGACGGGCTTCGTCATGAAGTCGTCGCAGCCCGCCGCCTTGGCCTTGTCGGCGTCGCCGCTCATCGCGTTGGCGGTGATCGCGATGACGGGAATGCCGGCCGTCGCCGGGTCGGCCTTGATCCGCCGCGTCGCCTCCCAGCCGTCGATGACCGGCAGCGAGAGGTCCATCAGGATCAGGTCCGGGGTGTGGCTCGCGGCCATCGCGACGCCGGCGGCGCCGTCGACCGCCATAACGAGCGCGTAGTCGTCCTCCAGGAGCTGCATCAGCAGGTCGCGGTTGAGCGCGACGTCTTCGACGATGAGGATGGTCTTCATCCGCCGACCTCCTCGGAGGCTGCGTGCGGGCGATCCAGCGGTCCTGCCGCGGCCTTTCCGATGGCAGCGCTCATTGCGTCACCTCGGCCGCCGGGTTGTCCGCCAGCGGCAACGCCCGCCTGACCTCCCGGACCAGGGCGTCGCGGTCGAGACCCTGCTTGTCGATCAGTCCGCGCACGCGCTCCCGGAGCATGCCCTGGTCGGCCGCGTTCAACGACGCCGCCGTTAGGACGACGACGGGGATCGTGCGGCCGACGGGATCGGCCTGGAGATGGTCGAGGAAGGTGAGGCCGTCCATGCCCGGCATCAGCAGGTCGAGGAGGATCACGCTCGGGCGCGCCTGCGCGATGCGCTCGAGGCCCGCGACGCCGTCCGGGGCCCAGTCGATCGTGCAGCCCTCGGTGTCCAGCAGCTGGCGGACGAGGTCGACCACGTTCGGGTCGTCGTCGACTACCAGGATGCGCTCGCTGTTGGGGGCGGCGCGCCCGAGGGCGCCGATCAGCGACTCGCGCTCGAACGGCTTCACGATGTAGTCGCTGGCGCCGAGGTGGAAGCCGAGCTCCTTCTGGTCGACGATCGAGATCAGGATGACCGGGATCTCGCGCGTCAGCGGGTCGGTCTTGAGCGCGTGCAGCACCTGCCACCCGTCCGTGCCCGGCATCATGATGTCGAGGGTGATCGCGCGCGGCTGAAGTGCGCGCGCCTTGCGCAGGCCCTCCTCGGCGTTGGGGGCGCCGACCACCTCGTAGCCGGCGTCCGACAGGTTCTCCTGAAGCAGGTAGACGACGTTCGGATCGTCATCGATCGCGAGCACGAGCCTGGACCCGGTCCGGGGCGCGGCAGCCATCGCGGGCGCCGACGGCTTCGGGCTCGGCTGGAGTTCGAGAGCGCCCTCGACCCGCTGCGGGATGGTGAGGGTGAAGGTCGAGCCCACACCCTCCCGGCTCTCCACCGCCACGTCCCCGCCGAGCATCCGCGCCAGCCGGTGGCTGATGGCGAGGCCGAGCCCGGTGCCGCTGTGGGCGCGGCTCGCGGAGTTGTCGACCTGCTGGAACTCCTCGAAGATCACGGTCAGCGCCGCGTCCGGGATGCCGATGCCCGTATCCGCGACCGCGAGCGCGATCCGGTCTCCGACCGCGCGGGCCCGCAGCGTCACCGAGCCGGTCTCAGTGAACTTGATGGCGTTGCTGAGGAGGTTGATGAGGATCTGCTTGAGCTTTTCCTGGTCGGTGAAGACCGTCTCCGGCAGGCCCTCCACGTCCTTGAGCAGCTGCACGCGCTCGCTCTTGACCAGGGGCTCGACCGTCCGGAGGCAGATGTCGATGGTGGGCTCCAGCGCAAACTGTGCCGCCTTCACCTCCATCCGCCCGGCCTCGACCTTGGCCAGGTCGAGAATGGTGTTAATGAGCGACAGCAGGTGCTCGGAACTCGTCAGGATCTTTTCGAGGTTCTCGAACTGCTTCAGCGGCAACACGTCCTTGGCCCGGCGCATCACCAGCCGCGTGAAGCCGATGATCGCGTTGAGCGGCGTGCGCAGCTCGTGGCTCATGTTGGCGAGGAAGCTGCTCTTGGCCCGGCTCGCGTTCTCCGCGGCGTCCTTGGCCTGACGCAGGTGCTCCTCCGCGCGCTTGCGCTCGATCACCCGCCCGAGCTGGGCGCCGATGTTGCCCATGACCTTCAGCAGCGCCGGATCCGGCGTCTTGGCCTCGCCGGCGAAGAACTCCAGCACCGCCACGACCTCGCGCCCGATCGTGACGGGGAAGGCGAAGGCGGCCCGGATCCCGTCCGCGGCCGCGGCGGGGGGGAGGCCAGGCTCCGGCTCCCCCCGAGGACCCAGGCCGGCGCGCCGGACGCCAGGACCGCCCCGGGAGCCCGACGCCGGCCGAGAGCGGCGTCTGCGCCGTGACGTCCCGGAACCGCGCGAAGCGCTCCGGCGCGTCGCAGTGCCAGAGGCCGGTCGGCACCAGGGTTCCGCTCCCGTCCTCGGCCAAGCGATAGGCGTGCCCGAGGGGCCATCCGGTATGGGCCGCGACCCGATCCAGGCAGAACCGCACGGCGTCCTCTACGGTGGCGGCTTCGTTGGCCGAGGCCGCGGTGACCTGCAGCAGCTCGACGAAGGCCGTCTGCTCCCGGAGCGCGAACTCGGCCGCCTTGCGCTCGGTGATGTCGCTCCACGACTCGACGACCTCGACGGGCTCGCCGTCCGGGCCCCGGACGAGGCGCTGCTCGTCCCGGACCCAGCGATAGGTGCCGTCCTTGCGCAGGAACCGGTACTCGATGACGTTGTGGCCGGTCGCCAGCAGATGCGGGAACTCCGCCAGGACCCGGTCCCGGTCCTCGGGGTGCAGCCGGTCCAGCCAGAATTCGGGGCCGGCGAGGTAATCGCTCGGCTCGTAGCCGAGGAGGTCGCGCACGTTCTCGCTGATGAAGGTCGGCGCGTTGCGGCCGCCCACCTCGAAGCTGCAGATCATCGACGGCGACGCGGTCAGGAGGTAGGTCAACCGCCCCTGCGTCGTGAGCAGGGCCTGCTCGGTGCGCTTGATCTCGGTGACGTCGGTGTAGACCGCGACCGTCCCGCCATCCCGGGTCCGGCGCTCGTTGATCTGGATCCAGCGTCCATCGCGCTGCTGCTGGAGGATCGGCCCGCGCGGGTCGCGGAAACGTGCGAGCCGGCTTTCGAGCCACGCGTCGCCGGTGTCGCCCTCCTCTCGCACGACGCAGCGTTCCGCGGCGGCTCGCGCGATTGCGGAGAACGCTGCCCCCGGGGCGATCACGGCATCGAGGCCGGGATGAAAGTCGCGGAAATGACCGTTGCAGAGGCTGAGGCGGTCTTCGGCATCGAACAGGGCGAAGCCGTCAGAACTGCTCTCGATCGCCTCGATCAGGCGTTGCCGCTCGCCGTCACGCGACGCCGTTTCCATGTCGAAGGCCATCATCTCGTGCCCTTCCGCCTCGAGCTTTCGACGCTGGGTTCCCGGGCCTTCCTCGGACATGAACCCGCGTCATCGATCCATGACATCGAAGCGCGATATCAAGTCACTTTGGAGTGGGGATCCGGAAATCACAATACCGAACGGTTTCTCCATGCGGACTATCGTGAGTCTGCTGTCAGTTTACTGATCTGTTTTCTGGGTTGATGGGTATGGTTCCGGATCGGCCGCCGTATCCGAGCGGTGACGGTCGCCGGTCGTGCCGCTGTAATGACGCGGTGGATGGATCGAGACGCTCGGAATGGGGGGCCTCGCCCACCCATGCCTCCCGCTGCCGATGCTCGGTCAGGGGTGACGAGCGTTATGCCACGACGCGCGCGGGGCGACCGGCGTCGCCGACCTTGTGCGCCATCGGACCGGATCGCCGGCCCTAACATTCAAAGGTGCTGCACATCGATCTTCGGGCGGCGGCTCACTCGGGCAACGATCCGCGACCAGAGCCG encodes:
- a CDS encoding adenylate/guanylate cyclase domain-containing protein, translated to MDPARILIVDDEAFNLDLLEQELELLGHASVRAANGRAALDLLNAEPFDLVLLDVMMPILDGYAVLDRIKAHERLRHTPVVMISALTEISSIVRCIEMGAEDYLPKPFEPVLLEARIRACLDRKRLHDREMAHLETIERQRKRADDLLHAILPVAAVSELMTTGQVKPRLFDDVAVLFIDLVGFTAWCHTQGPEAVVAEVQRLAEAFEVVAHTHGMEKIKTIGDAFMATANLLSPHADPVTAAVRCARDMVAIAGDGPTGWRIRAGIHIGSVVGGIVGRSKFTFDLWGDTVNVAARLCALGDGCAVHLSEEASTRVQDGGAIRPVGKVALKGKGECEVYCCALR
- a CDS encoding response regulator, which codes for MKTILIVEDVALNRDLLMQLLEDDYALVMAVDGAAGVAMAASHTPDLILMDLSLPVIDGWEATRRIKADPATAGIPVIAITANAMSGDADKAKAAGCDDFMTKPVDEDLLFAKLQHWLD
- a CDS encoding response regulator, giving the protein MLEFFAGEAKTPDPALLKVMGNIGAQLGRVIERKRAEEHLRQAKDAAENASRAKSSFLANMSHELRTPLNAIIGFTRLVMRRAKDVLPLKQFENLEKILTSSEHLLSLINTILDLAKVEAGRMEVKAAQFALEPTIDICLRTVEPLVKSERVQLLKDVEGLPETVFTDQEKLKQILINLLSNAIKFTETGSVTLRARAVGDRIALAVADTGIGIPDAALTVIFEEFQQVDNSASRAHSGTGLGLAISHRLARMLGGDVAVESREGVGSTFTLTIPQRVEGALELQPSPKPSAPAMAAAPRTGSRLVLAIDDDPNVVYLLQENLSDAGYEVVGAPNAEEGLRKARALQPRAITLDIMMPGTDGWQVLHALKTDPLTREIPVILISIVDQKELGFHLGASDYIVKPFERESLIGALGRAAPNSERILVVDDDPNVVDLVRQLLDTEGCTIDWAPDGVAGLERIAQARPSVILLDLLMPGMDGLTFLDHLQADPVGRTIPVVVLTAASLNAADQGMLRERVRGLIDKQGLDRDALVREVRRALPLADNPAAEVTQ